The Natronobacterium texcoconense genome includes the window CGGAGTTCTGGTAGAAGCCGAACTCCTCGTCGAGTTCCTCGTCGTTGGTCAGGAGCGCGCCGCCGACCACGTCGGAGTGGCCGCCGAGGTACTTCGTCAGCGAGTGCGAGACGATATCGGCACCGAGATCGAGCGGGTTCTGGAGGTACGGCGTCGCAAACGTGTTGTCGATGGCACAGAGCGCGTCGTGGTCGTGGGCGATCTCCGCCGCGCCCTCGATGTCGACGATCGACATCAGCGGGTTGGTCGGCGTCTCGAGCCACAGCAATTCCGTGTTCTCCTGGAACGCCGACTCGATCGCCTCGAGATCGGTCATATCGACGAAGCTAAACTCGAGGTCGTAGTCCTCGTAGACCTGCGTGAAGATGCGGTGGGTGCCGCCGTAGACGTCGTTGCCGGTGACGACGTGGTCGCCGGACTCCAGCAGGTTGAGCACGGTGTTGATCGAGGCCATCCCCGAGGCGAACGCGCGGCCGTACTCGGCGTTCTCGAGGCTGGCGAGGTTCTCCTCGAGGTCGGTCCGGGTCGGGTTTCCGGTCCGGGAGTACTCATAGCCCCGATGTTCGCCGGGGGCGTCCTGTTCGTACGTCGAGTTGGCGTGGATGGGCGTCATCAGCGCGCCCGTCTCCTCGTCGGGTTCCTGTCCGGCGTGAATCGAGCGGGTTTCGATCCGGAACTGGTCGTCGTCCATGCGTGGGCCGACGGGTCGGAGGTAGGTTACGTTTGTCTTCTGTCCCGCCGGGCGAACTCGCGCGCCACGAACTCCCTCCGTCGCGGAACGTGCGTTTTATAACCGTCACCAAGTAAGAGGGGCGTACGACTATGCCGAACTCTAATGGCCCTCGTCAGGGAACCCGGAACAAACTCTCGAACGATCCCCGAGAACGCGGGGCATCGCCGCCACAGCGTGCGATTCAGGAGTACGAGGAGGGCGAGAAGGTCCACCTCAAGATCGACCCGAGTATCCACAAGGGTCGCTTCCACCCGCGCTTCGACGGTCGAACCGGCGAAGTCGTCGGTAAACAGGGCGACGCGTTCAAGGTACAGATTAACGACGGCGGCAAGGACAAGACGCTGATCGTCGCCGCAGCCCACATGCGCGCCCAGGAACGCGCCGAAGACCGCGTCTAAACAGCTCCCAGCATGACGATCTTCAAAGAGATCGTCGACGAGGAGTTCCTCACGGTCTCGGAAACGAAGGAACTGCTCGCCGACATCGAGGCCGAACGCGCACTGGACGAGGACCGCGAGCTCCCCTACGAACTCGCTCGAGCGATCGAACACGTCAACCGGTTCACCGCCCTCGAGCCCGAGGAAGCCCAGCAGCTCGTCGACGACCTCCAGGAGCTGGAGAAAGTCGACGAGGCGACGGCGTACAAGATCGCCAACCTCCTCCCGCGCAACCGGGACGAGCTTCGATCGGTGTACGCACAGCAACGGTACTCGCTGTCGGGGGACGAACTCGACGATATTCTCAACGTCGTCGCGAAGTACGCCTGATACGGTCTGCTGTCGTCAATTCCCGCCGATCGCCGACCCGGGCTGGCGATCGACGGGAAACAGTTACAGCAGATCGTATGCCGTCGGTTCCTTCGCTTCGATCGTCTGGTACCGCATCGAATGCGTTCGACCGTCCGTAGTCGAGCGGGCCGATTCTTTAAGTACGCCGTCCCCATATCTACAGGCAATGAGCGAAGCCGACAGCGATGGGACGGACGACGACGTTCGACGCGCGGTGGTACTGGACTATCTCGCCCACGGCCTGTCGGACGACGGACGACCACAGTACGAGAAGTCCCCCGCCGGGTACGCCCTCGGTATCGAGGACTTCACGCTGTATCAGGTCGCGTTCGACGAGGACGAACGGCTCACCATCGGGAGCGAGGTCGTCGTCGGACCACGCGACGAACGCGACGTCGTGACCGAGTGCAACGCCGTCGAGTACGAGGACCTCTCCTCGGGGGCGAAGTCCGAACTCGAGTACGTCGTTCAGGACCTGGTCGAGGAGAACGAACAGCGGTTCGTCGACTTCTACAACGACGCCCAGCCGATCACGCTGCGACTCCACCAGTTGAATCTGCTCCCGGGGATCGGCAAGAAACTGCGCAACAGCATCCTCGACGAACGCAAGCGCAAACCCTTCGAGAGCTTCGAAGAGCTCTCGGAACGCGTCTCCGGACTGCACGACCCCGACGAAGTCCTCGTCGAACGCATTCTCGAGGAACTCCAGGAAGACGACCTGAAGTATCAGACGTTCGTCGGCCGCGAACAGGGTCAGTAACGTCATTTTCGACGCCTTCGCCGCGCGAGAACGTCCCACCGACAGTGACTCGTCTCGCCTGCCCGCCATTCCCTGGGCCAGCGAACGCACGTCACGTTTTATTTCCAACCAGTCGGTACGATTGTGCGTGGTCGACGACTGTGATCCCGCTGACGTGTTCGCCCTCCTCGACGACGAGTACGCGCGCTCGATCCTCGCGGCCACGAGTCAAAGAACCATGACAGCGACGGAACTCAGCGACCAGTGTGAGATGTCCCTCTCGACGGTCTACCGTCGAACGGACTCGCTCGAGGAGTGCGGTCTCCTCGAAGCCAGTACCGAGATCGATCCCGAGGGGAACCACACGACGGTCTACAGCGCCCGGTTGCAACGACTGACGATCGAACTCGAGGACGGAACCTACGACGTGCGCCTCGCGGCTGGGTCGGTCACTCGAGAGTACGCCGACGCCTTCACCGACCTCTGGGAGGGACTGTGATGTTCGGAATTCCACCCGAGACCGCGACGAGTCTTACGTCGACGATCGTCCTCCTCCAGATCGCTGTCGGGCTGGTGATCACAGCGCTCGCGGCAGTTGGCTACCGGCGGAACCGGAGCCAGCCGATGTTGTTTCTCGCAGTCGGTATCGCACTGCTCACGTTCGTCTCGGCAGTGTTCACGATCGCGGTCGCCCGGACGGGATCGGTCGCCATGACGCCGCTCGTCGGCCAGCTGACGGAGTTCGTCGGCCTCCTGTTCGTGCTCTACTCGATCGTCCTGGCGCGCAGGCAGTGAGTCGGCGACGGCCTCGAGACGGTGCGTTTACACCCGCCGACCCCCAACCGCCGGCAATGAGAGACCCCGACGCGTTGATCGCCCGGGCTGGCGTCCGCGGCGATCCGGATCGCGACCAGCACTTCCTCGTCGACGACCGCGTTCTCGATCGGCTTCCTACCTACCTCGAGGAAGTGGACGCCGACAGCAGCCACCTGCTCGAGATCGGCGGCGGAACGGGCGCGCTGACGGACCGACTACTCGCGCTCGCGGGCGAGAACGGCGAGGTAACGGTCGTCGAACGCGACCGCGACCTCGCAGCGTTCCTCCGCGAGGAGTTCGCGGACGCGATCGACGCCGGCCGGCTGACCGTGATCGAGGGCGACGCCCTCGAGGTCGACCTGCCCGACTTCACCGCCTCCATCTCGAACCTTCCCTACGGCGTCTCGAGTGAGATTTCCTTCCGGCTGTTGCCCGAGGGGAAGCCGCTCGTGTTGATGTTCCAGCAGGAGTTCGCCGAACGGATGGTGGCAGAGCCTGGCACCTCGGAGTACGGCCGGCTGTCGGTCTCGACCCAGCACTACGCCGACGCGGAACTCGTCGAAACGATCCCGAAGGAGGCGTTCTCGCCGCCGCCGGCCGTCGAGAGCGCGGTCGTTCGACTGCGTCCTCGCGACCCCGAATACGAGGTCGCAAACGAGGAGTTCTTCCTGCGGTTCGTGAAGGCGCTGTTCACCCAGCGCCGAAAGACGATCCGGAACGCCATCCGGAACACGGCCCACATCTCCGGGCTGGCCGAACCCGAGGCAGTCGTCGACGCCGCGGACGAGGAAATTCTCCGCAAACGGGCGGACGCGATGGCACCCGCGGAGTTCGCTGCACTGGCTGAACTGGCACTCGAGGAAAGCGGCCTCGAGGAGTAATCGACGTCGTCGCCGACCAACGAATACTCAAAGCTCGACCGTCGACAGCTTCCAGAGACCGACGTTATGTCAGGAATACTGGCCGGGCTCGACTGGCTCTCGAGTACCGTCGAGACGCCACGACAGCAGGTCGCCGTGACCGTCGCCGCGGTCGGGTTCTTGCTGTCCGTCCTGCTTTCGTACCGGCGGATCCAGCACTGGCTCTCCGAACGGACCAGACCGCTGTACGCCGACGTGCTCTCGTTTACGTTGCTCGCGGGCACCTGTCTGCTCAGCCTGGCCGTCGTCCTCGGTGTGTGGGACCTGACCGGGGACATCCAGCAGCAGTTTTCCGAACTCGGACTCGGTGAGGA containing:
- a CDS encoding cystathionine gamma-synthase — protein: MDDDQFRIETRSIHAGQEPDEETGALMTPIHANSTYEQDAPGEHRGYEYSRTGNPTRTDLEENLASLENAEYGRAFASGMASINTVLNLLESGDHVVTGNDVYGGTHRIFTQVYEDYDLEFSFVDMTDLEAIESAFQENTELLWLETPTNPLMSIVDIEGAAEIAHDHDALCAIDNTFATPYLQNPLDLGADIVSHSLTKYLGGHSDVVGGALLTNDEELDEEFGFYQNSVGATPGPFESFLVLRGTKTLPVRMDRHCKNASAIASWLEDNPDVERVYYPGLASHPGHEIASEQMRDFGGMLSFELDASLEEASEVVSSTEVFTLAESLGGVESLIEQPAPMTHAAIPREERLEAGLKDSLIRVSVGIEHVDDLIGDLKQAFEQGLE
- a CDS encoding 50S ribosomal protein L21e, producing MPNSNGPRQGTRNKLSNDPRERGASPPQRAIQEYEEGEKVHLKIDPSIHKGRFHPRFDGRTGEVVGKQGDAFKVQINDGGKDKTLIVAAAHMRAQERAEDRV
- a CDS encoding RNA polymerase Rpb4 family protein, with product MTIFKEIVDEEFLTVSETKELLADIEAERALDEDRELPYELARAIEHVNRFTALEPEEAQQLVDDLQELEKVDEATAYKIANLLPRNRDELRSVYAQQRYSLSGDELDDILNVVAKYA
- a CDS encoding DUF655 domain-containing protein — encoded protein: MSEADSDGTDDDVRRAVVLDYLAHGLSDDGRPQYEKSPAGYALGIEDFTLYQVAFDEDERLTIGSEVVVGPRDERDVVTECNAVEYEDLSSGAKSELEYVVQDLVEENEQRFVDFYNDAQPITLRLHQLNLLPGIGKKLRNSILDERKRKPFESFEELSERVSGLHDPDEVLVERILEELQEDDLKYQTFVGREQGQ
- a CDS encoding ArsR/SmtB family transcription factor — translated: MVDDCDPADVFALLDDEYARSILAATSQRTMTATELSDQCEMSLSTVYRRTDSLEECGLLEASTEIDPEGNHTTVYSARLQRLTIELEDGTYDVRLAAGSVTREYADAFTDLWEGL
- a CDS encoding DUF7521 family protein, giving the protein MFGIPPETATSLTSTIVLLQIAVGLVITALAAVGYRRNRSQPMLFLAVGIALLTFVSAVFTIAVARTGSVAMTPLVGQLTEFVGLLFVLYSIVLARRQ
- a CDS encoding 16S ribosomal RNA methyltransferase A translates to MRDPDALIARAGVRGDPDRDQHFLVDDRVLDRLPTYLEEVDADSSHLLEIGGGTGALTDRLLALAGENGEVTVVERDRDLAAFLREEFADAIDAGRLTVIEGDALEVDLPDFTASISNLPYGVSSEISFRLLPEGKPLVLMFQQEFAERMVAEPGTSEYGRLSVSTQHYADAELVETIPKEAFSPPPAVESAVVRLRPRDPEYEVANEEFFLRFVKALFTQRRKTIRNAIRNTAHISGLAEPEAVVDAADEEILRKRADAMAPAEFAALAELALEESGLEE